A genomic stretch from Nerophis ophidion isolate RoL-2023_Sa linkage group LG14, RoL_Noph_v1.0, whole genome shotgun sequence includes:
- the rabggtb gene encoding geranylgeranyl transferase type-2 subunit beta, which produces MGTQVKDVFISPDAPKTLLLDKHADYIAAYGCKKDDYEYTLSEYLRMSGIYWGLTVMDLMDQLPRMNRQEIVDFIKSCQHECGGVSASVGHDPHLLYTLSAVQILCLYDSVDALDVDKVVEYVKGLQQDDGSFAGDKWGEIDTRFSFCAVATLALLCKMDAINLDKAVEFVLSCMNFDGGFGCRPGSESHAGQIYCCTGFLSLTGQLHQLNADLLGWWLCERQLPSGGLNGRPEKLPDVCYSWWVLASLRIIGKIHWIDKDKLRSFILACQDEETGGFADRPGDMVDPFHTLFGIAGLSLLGDEQIKAVNPVLCMPEDVLQKLCLQPELLS; this is translated from the exons ATG GGTACTCAAGTGAAAGACGTCTTCATCAGCCCTGACGCCCCCAAGACGCTCCTGCTGGACAAACATGCTGACTACATAGCCGCCTATGGCTGCAAGAAGGACGACTAT GAGTACACGCTGTCCGAGTATTTGCGCATGAGCGGAATCTACTGGGGTCTGACGGTGATGGACCTGATGGATCAGCTGCCCCGCATGAACCGCCAGGAGATTGTGGACTTCATCAAATCCTGTCAGCACGAGTGTGGCGGCGTCAGCGCCAGCGTGGGCCATGACCCCCACCTGCTCTACACGCTCAGCGCCGTGCAG ATTCTGTGCTTGTACGACAGCGTGGACGCGCTGGACGTGGACAAAGTGGTGGAGTACGTCAAAGGCCTGCAGCAAGACGACGGCTCCTTCGCGGGGGATAAATGGG GGGAAATAGACACACGGTTTTCCTTCTGTGCAGTGGCCACGCTGGCATTACTG TGCAAGATGGACGCCATCAACCTTGACAAGGCGGTGGAGTTTGTACTGTCTTGTATGAACTTTGATGGAGGTTTCGGCTGCAGGCCGGGTTCCGAGTCTCACGCAGGCCAG ATATACTGCTGTACGGGCTTCTTGTCTCTGACGGGGCAGCTGCACCAGCTCAATGCAGACCTGTTGGGTTGGTGGCTCTGTGAGAGGCAGCTGCCCTCTGGAGGCCTCAATGGGCGCCCCGAGAAG CTCCCAGACGTTTGTTACTCCTGGTGGGTCCTCGCTTCCTTAAGAATCATCGGCAAGATTCACTGGATCGACAAGGACAAGTTGCGCAGCTTCATCCTGGCCTGCCAGGACGAGGAGACGGGAGGTTTCGCCGACCGTCCGGGAGACATG GTGGATCCTTTCCACACTCTCTTCGGAATCGCCGGCCTCTCCCTACTCGGAGACGAGCAGATTAAAGCGGTAAATCCTGTGCTGTGCATGCCGGAGGACGTCCTGCAGAAGTTATGTCTGCAGCCGGAGCTCCTCAGCTAG